One region of Thiorhodovibrio frisius genomic DNA includes:
- a CDS encoding Rpn family recombination-promoting nuclease/putative transposase, with translation MQTLLDPTNDYVFKRLFVEAPELLVALINDLRPDLPTISSVKILNPNIEPSELSGKYIILDVLARDAEGHCYNVEIQVRRYGAWHKRGLFYLARTLGGQLLAGEDYQELRSSVGLHLLAFDLFTSTESERQQALWRFEMRDETQPQVSLGNILQMNLIELNKADRLGLPPGPLRAWITFFKHWQEELTMAAVAHEPVQQAMNRIRVLSADEEARRLAFVRERALHDEVSFLNEAKREGHREGHHAGMGTMLRKQVALKFGALPDWVDKQLASATDSQLEDWVVGVLTADSLEDVFHQ, from the coding sequence ATGCAAACACTGCTCGACCCCACCAACGACTATGTCTTCAAACGCCTTTTTGTCGAGGCGCCCGAACTGCTGGTGGCGTTGATCAACGACCTGCGGCCCGATCTGCCCACGATTAGCTCGGTCAAAATCCTCAATCCCAACATTGAGCCCAGCGAACTCAGTGGCAAATACATCATCCTCGATGTGCTCGCTCGCGACGCCGAGGGCCACTGCTACAATGTCGAGATTCAGGTCCGCCGTTATGGCGCCTGGCACAAACGCGGGCTGTTCTACCTTGCGCGCACTCTCGGCGGTCAGCTGCTGGCTGGGGAAGACTACCAGGAACTTCGCAGCTCGGTCGGCCTGCACCTGCTGGCTTTCGACCTTTTTACCTCCACCGAAAGCGAGCGCCAGCAAGCCCTTTGGCGCTTTGAGATGCGCGATGAAACCCAGCCCCAGGTTTCGTTGGGGAACATCCTGCAAATGAACCTGATCGAACTCAACAAGGCTGATCGTCTTGGGCTCCCACCTGGGCCGCTGCGCGCCTGGATCACCTTTTTCAAGCACTGGCAGGAGGAACTCACCATGGCCGCTGTCGCTCACGAACCCGTCCAACAAGCCATGAACCGCATCCGCGTGCTCAGCGCCGATGAAGAAGCCCGCCGCCTCGCCTTCGTGCGCGAACGCGCGCTGCATGATGAGGTCTCTTTTCTGAATGAGGCAAAGCGTGAAGGTCATCGGGAAGGCCATCACGCCGGCATGGGCACCATGCTCAGGAAGCAAGTTGCCCTGAAGTTTGGCGCCTTACCCGACTGGGTGGACAAGCAACTCGCATCAGCGACAGATTCACAGCTGGAAGATTGGGTGGTGGGTGTATTGACGGCAGATTCGCTGGAAGACGTGTTTCACCAATAG
- a CDS encoding type II toxin-antitoxin system HigB family toxin: MFRKILKNRRLVFNIKGNDYRLVVSVVYCYQAVYVKFIGTHREYDAIAG; the protein is encoded by the coding sequence GTGTTCCGGAAAATTCTCAAGAATCGCCGCTTAGTGTTCAATATCAAGGGTAACGATTACCGGCTGGTGGTGTCTGTTGTTTACTGCTATCAAGCGGTCTATGTGAAATTCATCGGTACCCATCGGGAATACGATGCCATAGCTGGTTGA
- a CDS encoding ATP-binding protein yields the protein MTRLSLPIGIQTFAEIREGGYYYVDKTGFALRLFSEGKYYFLSRPRRFGKSLFLDTLAELLGGNRELFAGLEAEHKWDWSRRHPVIRLSFGGGVLHSRAKLDEKIDELLTDNLDRLGVSATHRSPSGRLQQLIKSAATAYGEKVVVLVDEYDKPILDNLGDKEAARAMRDGLRDLYSVIKDSDAHLRFVFLTGVSKFSKVSLFSGLNNLKDITVDARYSALCGYTEEDLDGVFAPELAGLDREQIRAWYNGYNWTGDAVYNPFDVLLLFDSRLFRPWWFETATPTFLIDVLKDRHTWLPALGDLRADSELLSAFDVGHISTEALLWQTGYLTIDSQEFVFGEYRYRLRYPNREVYQSLNNSLLRAWTADGQTTLANKTRLGDLLLANDFDGLKDLITAFYASIPHDWYRNNPISQYEGYYASVFYAYFASLGLDLTPEESSNAGRLDLAVKFNGQIYLIEFKVVEHSGEGAAMAQLKAKGYADKYRSQGQLTHLIGVEFSAEQRAVVGFEVETLS from the coding sequence ATGACGCGTCTATCGCTGCCCATCGGTATCCAGACCTTCGCCGAGATTCGCGAAGGAGGGTACTACTATGTCGACAAAACGGGCTTTGCGTTGCGGCTGTTCTCCGAAGGGAAATACTATTTTCTCTCTCGACCGCGCCGTTTTGGCAAGTCGTTGTTTCTGGATACCCTGGCGGAGTTGTTGGGTGGCAACCGAGAGTTGTTCGCTGGCCTTGAGGCGGAGCATAAATGGGACTGGAGTCGGCGTCATCCGGTGATTCGGCTGAGTTTCGGCGGTGGGGTGCTGCACAGCCGTGCCAAGCTCGATGAAAAGATCGATGAATTGCTCACGGACAACCTCGACCGCCTGGGCGTGAGCGCCACGCACCGCAGCCCATCCGGGCGTTTGCAGCAGTTAATCAAAAGCGCCGCGACTGCTTACGGGGAAAAGGTTGTGGTCCTGGTGGACGAATACGACAAGCCGATTCTGGATAATCTCGGGGACAAGGAAGCCGCGCGGGCCATGCGCGATGGGCTGCGCGATCTGTATTCGGTCATCAAGGACTCGGATGCCCACCTGCGCTTTGTCTTCCTGACCGGAGTGAGCAAATTTAGCAAGGTGAGCTTGTTTTCCGGGTTGAATAATCTGAAGGATATCACCGTCGATGCGCGCTACTCTGCGCTCTGCGGTTATACCGAAGAGGATCTGGATGGCGTCTTCGCTCCCGAGCTGGCAGGTTTGGACCGCGAACAGATTCGCGCCTGGTATAACGGCTACAACTGGACCGGCGATGCCGTTTACAACCCCTTTGACGTGCTGCTGCTATTCGACAGCCGGCTGTTCCGGCCATGGTGGTTTGAGACCGCCACGCCAACGTTTCTCATCGATGTCTTGAAGGACAGACACACCTGGCTGCCGGCACTCGGTGACTTGCGCGCCGATAGCGAACTGCTCTCCGCTTTCGATGTCGGCCATATCAGCACAGAGGCACTGCTGTGGCAGACCGGTTATCTGACGATCGACAGCCAAGAATTTGTCTTTGGCGAATATCGCTATCGGCTGCGCTATCCCAACCGCGAGGTCTACCAAAGCCTCAACAACAGCCTGCTACGCGCCTGGACCGCCGACGGGCAGACAACCCTGGCCAACAAGACCCGCCTGGGCGACCTGCTGCTGGCCAATGACTTTGACGGCTTGAAAGACCTCATCACTGCCTTCTATGCCAGCATTCCGCACGACTGGTATCGCAACAACCCGATTTCCCAATACGAGGGCTACTATGCCAGCGTTTTCTATGCCTACTTTGCCAGCCTGGGGCTTGATCTGACGCCAGAAGAGAGCAGCAATGCTGGTAGGCTGGATTTGGCGGTCAAGTTCAATGGTCAGATTTACCTGATCGAATTCAAGGTGGTCGAGCACAGTGGCGAAGGCGCGGCCATGGCGCAGCTCAAGGCAAAGGGCTATGCCGATAAATACCGTAGCCAGGGCCAGTTGACTCATCTGATCGGGGTGGAATTCAGCGCCGAACAGCGCGCGGTAGTGGGCTTCGAGGTCGAGACGCTGAGTTGA